The region TCACTCCTCTGTTGGCCACCGTCTTCATATTCAGACGGTCTGAAAGCTGCGGGGCAGCAGGTGGATGCGGGCCTTAAGTGGGAGGACGGATTGTGGAGTGGTGAATCTGGCTGGAGACTGACTGTGTTATGGCCAGAGGCTCTGAGTTTTTCCTCTGTAGTAGGTAGACTGCTTTGGTCCTGGTCCAATGACGCTGCTCCCATATGGTGTTTACTTGCTCAATCACATCGACTTTAGACATcttcccaaacacacacacacacacctgtgcaaTAGACCCACTTATTCCCCAGACAAGCACACCTGTGATCGATACTGTGACCACCTGTGCTCATATTGGAGccaaaaatatgtgtgtttgctgctggcCATGACCGCCTGTCCTGTCCTCCCTCTCCCACCGTGTGGCTCCGACAGACATGTGTTCGGGCTAGTGGGAGTGTAAGTGTTTTTTCTGAGGTGATCTCATCATGTCCAGCGAACGCTCCCGAGTCTCAGCCGTGAAATGGCCTGCTTCCACGGTTCACTGAGCAATCTCTCATTGCTCAACCCTGCCCAGGGCctaccactcacacacacacacacacacacacacacacacacacacacatgaatgtcCTCACATGTACCAGCCAAGGCAGATATTTTGGCCTTCAGGCTGGTGCTGCGCCAGCACATCACTCATACCTCCACCCAGCCCCTCCCCTCTCTTGGCCAGGGTTGATGGAGCTGAAGCAGCCCCGGTTGGCAGTGCTGGTTAGATGATGCAGGGTGACACTGCCGGGCCATGGCTCTGGTGCAGGGGCTGAGCAGTGTGTGCTTGCTGTCACTGCTTGTCTCAGCCTCTTTGTCACCTCtctcaggactgctggcagctACTTTCTGTTGACTGTCTGGCCTCGACTGGCCCTACAGTTACAGCTCTGTATCCCAGAACCCAAAGCCTCAGCTAAAGCATTCCTCACAACCTTAACCCCACTTTTCTATCCAGTGCAGATTATGCAATAGGTCAGATCTGGCCAGGGTTTATGAGGTTGTAGTAAGATTGTGAGTCATCTTTTTGCTTTAAGATACCACTCTATCTCATGAGAGATACAATCAAATCTCACTTAATAATTGTACAAATTCCAACACTGGATTGCTTTTACAGTCTGTTTCGCACCAAACAGCCAATTGACATCTTTCCTGATTAAATGTAGCAACACATGCAACAGcatgtgtgtgaagtgtttgtatgtttaagTGTAACAGTTTGCATGTAACTGAAACTTAGCAGATATTCCAGCAGACCCTCAACAGTTCCTCTTGACTCTACATTAAGGAAGTGGTGTCATACAACTTGGAATAATCATCATGAAGTTTTTTGCTTTTACTTCAAGTCATATAAGTTAAGTATTAGCAGCAGATGAGGGTTTCTGTGATATGgtaatgtcattcattttaagCCTTGAGAGCCTTGTCTCGCCTTTCCGATCATATTAGCAGAAATTTCTGTCACTCAAGTCCACTCACATTCTCCAGTCCAGGTTTCATCAGATAATATGAACATTAGGTACTAATGTATCCTCGCGTGGGAGCTACTAGTAGACCCCAAACTCTAAACACACTTCTCTGCAACGAGTGAGAGAGGTCCTCCAGAACATAATAGGCCAGTCAGTAGTCTCCAATCAACTTGTCTGCATGGCAGATTGAGTGGCTGGCTGTAATTATGTGTATGATAATAACGGACCCATTGTGAGTGACTGCTGCAGGCTTGGTGCTCTGACTGCAGGGTGTTCCATCATCCACTGTTGTCTTCTGGCTCAGTgggagagaaacacagacatgaTGACTCATAACTGGTCTTTCAAGACGCAAGTTTATACCTCTGATTCATACCGGTCCTGGAGGGAGCCTGGAGTGGGAGAGAATATGCATATGCGCACACAGTGACACACTCAGAAACAataactcacacatacacaaacacacacaaaaaaggttTCAAGAGTGATTTTTCTGTGAGGGCTCTGAATGAGCTGAGAGGAGAAATGACGGGTCTCCTTCAGTGCAGTGGGTTACTGCCACCTGGTGGTGATGTTAGGAACAGGAACTGGCACACTTCTGCAGATCTGGATCTTACTTGTCAGGGCTTGCAGGTTGATGGTTTGTACAGTTGAGTCGGTTGAGAGAATGAATCAGAAACTCAGGTCCTCCATTTTTAATTATGTAACATTTAGATGAAAGGCAGAGGCCAGATCTAGTCAGGCTTTAAAGGAGAGACATAAAAGCTGTTTGAAattgctgatgtttttctttcttgtgcaCAGCAGGGGAAGGACCCTCTCTACGCCCAGATCAACAAAGGGAAGAAATAAAGAGACACACAGGAAGACAGACCTGACCAGCACTGAGAGAACAGGAGGAGAACCCtcgtctttgtgtgtgtgtgtctgtgtatgtttgtgcgtGTGAATGAGCGagtcagtgagtgagtgagtgagtgtgtgcgtgcttgtgtgtgtctggtaCATCTCCCTGCCTGGCCAagcccttcttcttcttctcctcctctggctAACAACCTCCCAGGAGGAGCCTCCACactccctctgtcctcctctaccacctgtgctcctcctcctcctctctgcagtcTTCTCTCCTCCTGAGAGGAGAGAGCCCTCTCGGTCATTCACTCCAGGCAGGAGGGATATCAATCACTGAGACGGATCCAGTTCTCCCTCCACTGCgctgtcttctcctctcctctcttctccctgtGGCGACTCACACCCAGCCTTACAGACATAACCtgctcctcccctctctccctccctccttccttttctcCATCTTTGCTTTCACActtctccctctgcctcctGTGTCTGGCCAGAGACTGTGCTGCCAAGGAGGGACTGAATCAAGCAGTGCCTCCCCGTCTccgacacacacccacacacgcacGCTCATCGGGATTAGAATGGTCATCGTTTTAATGGACAGAATCTGCATCTGTACCACAGAGATCCCACAGGAGGAGCTAGACTCTAATGGGCCTATCAGGGATGGCCTGTTACTGGGATCACTgcttctgattggttggttggtttcaGGCGTTTCCCCCCATTCTTGTGAGTGTCTGCTGGATCACTATGCAGAAACAGACTCTCTGGGAGCTACTCACACACTAACAATACACATACAGTGCACACAGCAATCagcttacatacacacacacacacacacacatagtcatcCCTCACCTTctctaacatgcacacacacacacagacccacacacacacacacacacgaacacacagtAATTTGCCAAATGTCTCTCCTCGCAGACAGACTCGTACAAAGGCCAGAGGACCAGACAAACTGAGGAATGGACCCTGAGAGAGGGAAGTGTTGCAAGTCAAACAGATTCTGTGATTGAACTGTTCATTCTCTATAGCTTTTGTACAataccaattaaaaaaaagaactaatTGAAAAAtggaatttttattttataagtcAATCAAGCCGCTGGGGTCAGCTCTATAGGAGTTATAGAGTCAACATGGCTTTAAGGCATCTGATCGTTGATTTGCCAAactcattttgtaaataatgaTAACAACTACCATTTTGTCCACCGGACTTCTGTGCCATAAAATAGGAAGGCTTCAGTTATGCAAACTCTTAACGTTAACCCAAGCAATACCAacatatgttttcttttttcctgttttctgacAATGTTTCGTTGCGCTCTTAATCCCTCTGATATCGTTCTGTTCTTGTGCATGGATGTCGTAGGTCTTTGTCTTAGCCTCACTTACTAATCCTGGTTCCTGCTGCAACATTGCGCCATGCCCTTATTCATCTTCTCAAGTCCCTACCATCACACATTATTGTTATTCCCATCACAATTTAGCTTCTGCTGTTTATCTTACTCAAAACCTATATACCACCGCCCTGTGTTCCTGTGCCACAAACCTATATTTCTGTATTACACCTCTATGTTTCAGGCAGCAGACACGGTCTCAGTCACTGTAGCTCCTCCATACCATTCCCCAAGAATAGCCGTAAAGATACAGTGATGTTCtgcccatctgtctgtctgttggtcaGGTGCCAAACTGCTGCTGTCCGAGCGTCTGTGTGGACCACAGCATCCTCTGCTACAACTACATCAACTGTGATGCCAATGACTCCCTATTTTATGGCCAGAGTCCCCATGTCACTTGAGAACTCTTTTGGACTACGATGTTGATTAACTTCAAAATTTGACAACTAGAAGATGAGCTAAGAAATTGAATAAAAAGGGAAACGTTGCTGTTTGAGTACATAACATTTCTAGACCTATTTTAACTTTACCTCAGCTAACAGTTTCTTAATGTAAATTgacacattatttttatctttatgaaTATGACATtctacagtgggtttttagatgatttttttgttctctcttaATTTACGTATTCCACCATGtattactgttaaaaataaacacatcccAAATGACTAATATGTCTATTTATGCTTCTTGGTTGTAATttagatgtttgtgtgtgaatgagagagagagaaagagagagagagagagagagtaatggAGTGTGCCTGGCAGAGGTGACCCCCATTGTGTCTGTAGTTAATGTGAAGCAAGGAGAGCTACAgtattttgttgtaatttaaCACAGCTTTAATGGCCTGTCAAATCTGCTACACTGGCAGCCTCTAATGCAAGCTGTCATAAGCTTTATTAGCAACCAGCTACAAAACATGGACTGCAGCCTTCTTCCTCTTACTTTGCTTCTACCCTCCTCCCCATGGAAAAACATGGGGATTCAGAACATGTTCGATGCACTTTGTTAATTCCATATTATTCAGGACACACTGAAAtgcttgtgattttttttttgtttgtttgttctgctcaaagcactgaaaaattacatttgacaGCTTTCCGAAAACAGTGTCCGGGTTGCTGGATAATCCACCAATCTCACTGTCAGCGGTTTTATGTGGGGCTGTTTCTGTGGTGGAAAGTAGTCGAAAAATGCCTCAAAGCTATCAACAGTGAGGTGTTTGGAAACAGATGTTGCAGTTGAATtatctaaatgttttttttccaatgctgtgagcaccacaaataaAATTCAGTTCACCTCAGTTGCATTGTTGTGGTGCCAGAAATCTCAGAAACAGTTTCAGAAGCTCAGCAGatacaatgaaaacaattgGCATGATATCATTGGATATCACTAAGTCTGGGTGAACTGACCATTTGAACAAGTTTCAAAGTGAGTTTATTTTCAAGTTTCATCTAAATGTCCAGTTTAAGTGTTTTTAGTCAACCAATATTTTTCTCAACAGACCACACCAGCAGTTGTATGTTTAGTAATCAGCCTAACATACAGTGCTGCAGTCCTCTCATACAGTTTGTCAGCCAAACCTGACCGAGTACCTCCACTGAGCACAAGTTGGGAGTCATACAACGAGGAGCCATCAGCTCTGTATATGAGGCCTAAGCTTTTGAGCGTCTCTGACACACCTGTCAGGACAAGCTCAGTCTGACAATAACACTAAGACAAAATGATCTTATGAAGGCTGTATACCAGGACGTGTGATTTATGTCATATTATAAATGCCTGCTTAAatacttttgtattttgtgtaacAAACCTGGAATGTCGACCGAcctcttttgtttccttttcctctaTGTTTACCTTTAAGGTTCAGTTTAAGCTACAGACAATAAAGCTATAGCTTATGATTAATTACTTAATGAGTGCATCCTTTCTCAACAAAAATATGCAGTGATTTGTAGATTAAAGACTTGCTGTATAAATGAGGAAAGTCATAGTCGACATTTAACAGACTGAAGCAAAACAATCCCAGCTACAAGACTTTGTGACAGTGAGTCACATTTGCGCGCACACGTAGCGCCAGCAGAGCGACATTCctgaagcattaaaaaaaaaccgcTGCTGAGATTCGGTGTGTGGCGTTAAATGCTCGCGCTCAGACAGGGACAGACCCGTTTGACGAGACGGACTGTTTTAAAGATGAGTGTGAGtattcacattcacactcactccTTCACTGAAACCATCTCCTGCGCGCATGGGACGCACACTTCTCTCGATCACAGCGGATGAAAAACACGCACCGAGTTGAGACAGTTcttataaaagtataaaacaaattGTTGATGGTATAATTTCATAGACAGAATGAGAGGCTGAGGAAAAAAACTCTCTGCAGTAAACTTACTTGAATAAGGAGGCATTTGTCGTTTCGGTGGATACTAAAACACAATGGATCAGGTATGTTGTATTTCGAAATCCTTGGAAGTCCATAGCGATGATTTATTATAGTATAACGTTAATATTGACGTATTGtaaactttttaatttaaatatatttacgtATTGTGGTGTTCctgtcattttaaagaaataattctTTAAAAGTTCAAACGTCACTTCATATGATTCTTTAGTAGGCTGAGGCTGAGTTTATGGTCAAACAATGAACAGACTAATAAAACCGAAACTACAATTCATTATACAAATATGTATACAgtattatgtgtatgtgttgaaaCCCTCCTGATTTAGGCTCATCACTACAAATCAGGTCTGTCTACTTTGTTCAACTAGTCATCAGCTAGACAGACAGACTCATCCATATgcaaatgacataaaaacaaaacgtCACCATGTTGTAGCACTAATGGCTGTTAATCAGCTGAAGAAAAATCATGATTTCCTCCTTCATCTTAGCTGGAGAAACTTTCATAAGCATGGCACCACCGTGAAGTGACACACAACTTTTGTAATCCCCTAAACAGTTGCACacagaataaatgtatttgtctgATACTAGTATTGTACCTGAGGCTATTGCATTGTGTGATCCTTTCACCAGGAGGACACAATGGACTTCAAGGCCCTGAGGGCCAAGTTCCAGGATGAAGAACTCCTCCTGAAGCAACCCAAGATCAAACCTGCTCTCCCAGAGAAACCAAAAGTGGTCCCTCCTCCCCAGAGCCCCCCACATTACCTCCCTGCAGGAGCACGCCCCTCCCTGCTCACCTCCATCAACCGGACCTTGGAGGGAAAGTCAGCGATTGCCCCCAGAGTTGTCTTCAAGGATgagaagaaagagagcaagaagCCTCTCCTGACTAGCACAAAGGGAAAAGACAAGAGTGAAGGGAAGCTGAAAGATGGTAAAGACAAGACAACAAAAGGAAGCAAAGAGAAGGTTGACGTTGATTCATCGGATCAGAAgcaaaagaaagagagcagTAAAGACAAGAAGTTCTCATTGGTAGCTCCCAAGGAGAGCGCTGCAGAGCTGGTGTCAGCCACGCCTCCTCCTAAAGCAACACCACCAAAGAAGAAGGGCTTCCTGGGTTTCAGGAAGTCaacaaaaagatattcagtgGAGGTCCCAGCTGATCCCATCCTAGACACGCCCAGCTCTGATGTTCCTGGACCAGCTCCACTTATTCCTGTACCTTCTGACTTTGTTGACTCAGTACCAGAGCCTGAAATCTCTGCACCAAAGGCCCTTCTACCAAACATTCCCACCTTACCTGACTCCACTGCTGAAATTACCCCGCCCTCCATTATACCTGCTCCTCCTGACTTCACCCCACCTCCAGCCTTTATTCCAGATATTCCAGCTCCTGAAATCCCAACCTCAGAGAGTGAAACCTCAGTTGAGATAGAAACTCCTGCCCTGCCTGTTGCCATACCTGCCAGCCAAAATGAAACCATTGCCAATACACCCAGCACAGTCCCAACCCCTCCACCCAGTGCTGCACACCCAGACAGCTCTACTCCTCCTCCAGTGGCCTCCACTTCCACTCCACCTCCATCACCCCCTGAACCTGAGATCGCAGATGTGGCTTCTGACGAGGCTGTAAACGTAGCTGTGGTGGAGGAGCCTCCTCCCCAAGTCACAGATGCTCCATCCATCTCACCATCTCCCAAAGCTGAGCGCCCAATCTCAGCACTCTCAGTCTTGGAGAGGGCGGAGGACATGAGCCCAGGGAAAAAGAGCCTGCCGTGTGACCAGAGGATCTTTAGTGCTCTGGAGAAGGCTCGCAAGAAGTCCATCAGGTAAACGACACACAACTTTATCACAGCAGGAGTTGTGTATCATGCTACTGAAAAACACTAACATCTTATAATGTCTTATCTGTTCTCAGCCCACAGACAAACCCCATCACTACCTACTCCCACACCCCACCTCCCGAAgagcttcctcctcctcctcacagccCCACCCGCTCTGTCCCAGAGCTCCCACCCATTGATTATGAAGATCGGGCTGGGAATGCCGCCCCACCGAAACCAGAGCAAGTTAACGGCATTGATCATAGTAAGTCTTGTCTAATCCCATCTCACTCTCAgactctgctcctctctgcttctTGCTTTTTTGTCAGTATATTTGGATTTTCTTTTACTGTTTGCTTCACCTCAACATGAAGTACAATAGAGCATATCTCATCTTCCGGACATCAGGTACGTACTGTACAGCTAAAGAACTCCATATACTAGGGTAAGCCATACAAGCTGGTATGTATAGTATGGTTTATGCCACAGGGTTGCCTCAAGTGTTGGTTGGGAGAAGCAGCTTTAAAgatacacattcaaacacatgtacgcatgcatgcacactccaacacacacacacacacacacacacacacatacattgagAACAGTCCTGACATTCCTCCTTTGTGCCAGAAACAACTGAGCAGCAGGTAGGGCAGAGCTGTGGAAGTATGTCAGCAATGACAGAAAGGAGGAGCAATGACAGGAGCATGTCCATCATTATGACAGAGCTGCAGTGACAAACACTTTAATGTCGGATAAAATGACAATGCTTATGGGATGTGCACTGAGCCTACTGTTGTGTTGACAATGAACGAATTTACACAGTATATTAATTGTGCATGTTGGTGCATGTATCAATTTTAAACAACCTCATGTCATTTAGTATTTTATCAAGTGTGTTGTCACACACTTTTATATCTATGCTAACTCCAGGTTATCATGTTTTCATGCCACAAGACAAATAATTCCAATTTATTCTTTAAAAGGCCAAATGATTATGTACTTGCTTTTTAAACACCTGCTGTGCACTACGAGATGATTGTAAGGTAATGATTGTGAGGTAAAAATGCATTGTTAGAGAGAAAAGTAGTAAAATTTAATTATATTGCACCTTTCTAGAACAGTGTTTTACAAATACTTTAAATCAACAGAAgtaacagaaacaaagagactTTAGCAGACTATTTAAAGTAAGGACTGCTGTCTCTTTCTTTGCTAAGCTGTTCTGATTTTTCTCTCATAATTGCATTATCTCCGCTCTGCAGAGTTATATCACAACAACTTTCACAGTGTGTTCAACTGGTTTGGTTTCCTCACAAATTAAATTCTTCCACTCAACTTGcgttctctctttttgtcttctctttcttttctttatgtgtTTGGAAACTTCCTTTTGGCTGTTTCAGCTGAAGTTTTAAGCATTTCACTGCTTTTACTGTATTGCTTTTACTGCATTGCAGTATCAAACACAACTCTTGCTACAATGTGGATGCCGATGAGGTTTTAATGCGAGACGTGgttgtataaaatgtcaaactagcCATAGACAGAGACTGAGGATACACTCATGTGTTGGGATTGACTCTTTGCAGGGCAAGCCTCTCCAGTGTCGGAAGGCACCACTGAGGAGGGCTCTGAAGTCGTCCCAGAGCTGTTGGTGGttccacctcctccacccagGAGGATCATCCCAGACCCTGAGTCTGTGGGTCCTGCTCCAGAGACACCTGACAGACCTCCCTCTGTCACCCTGAACGActtcatccctcctcctcctctgcaggaCAATGGTTTGGTCACCACTGTTAGACTTACAGCTTTGTGAAACCAGACTTGTATGCATTAACAGCTTCCCTAATAttggttttatattgttttgtacCTCTGCTGCAGAGATCCCTGCTCCTGCTGACTTCCCAGAGACCGACACCACCGATGTCCCAGAGTTTGATGATGTGGCTGCAGATGAACATTCTCTAGAGCTGCCAGTGTCAGAGTGGGGGAATGAGGAGTATACAAATCCAGATACTCCAGACGGACAGAACCTTTCAGACATTTACAGTAATGGGATAATTGCTGCGGGTGCTGGGGTCCAAGGAGTGCCAGTGTTGGGAGATGAATACCAAGATAATCCACAATCCAGTCTGCCAGAGTCCTCCCTTCCTGTCACTCAGGACTCTCAAATAATGGCAGAGTAAGATACACAAATTCAACCCTACTTTATTCACTTTCAAATTCTTTAATCTCTGAGAACTTGGTTTTGATTCCTGTTTGTTCACCCCTCTAACCCACCTAGGCCCCAAGCAGAAGTTGGCAACGGCATCTATGAGAGTACGGAAAATGTCTATGAGGACATCACCACATCTGctacaaaaaagaaaggaaagagtgAAGGGGGCAAGAAACGCAAAGGACCACCAAAGAGTAAGAACTAGTGCGAGAGCTAAACTGTGAAATTCTCCGTTTGgattttttatataattatatataatataatataattatattaatatttctccTTATAGGAGATTTGAATCAGTATTAGCATCCTGGCATGACTTTGGTATGATTCTATTAATTTATGATAAATGGCAGTATTACCCTATGTGTAGCAATCCAGCActattcatatactgtatacatgtatatatatagagagagattATATAGACAGAAATTATACATACTGCACAGATCTCATGACTGTCTTTCGTTGCCTTACTTGAGGATTGTATCAAAAGTGAATATTATGTTTCCCATTGAGTTGACTAAAGTTGACTAAAACAATTTT is a window of Thunnus thynnus chromosome 8, fThuThy2.1, whole genome shotgun sequence DNA encoding:
- the LOC137188092 gene encoding FYN-binding protein 1; this encodes MDQEDTMDFKALRAKFQDEELLLKQPKIKPALPEKPKVVPPPQSPPHYLPAGARPSLLTSINRTLEGKSAIAPRVVFKDEKKESKKPLLTSTKGKDKSEGKLKDGKDKTTKGSKEKVDVDSSDQKQKKESSKDKKFSLVAPKESAAELVSATPPPKATPPKKKGFLGFRKSTKRYSVEVPADPILDTPSSDVPGPAPLIPVPSDFVDSVPEPEISAPKALLPNIPTLPDSTAEITPPSIIPAPPDFTPPPAFIPDIPAPEIPTSESETSVEIETPALPVAIPASQNETIANTPSTVPTPPPSAAHPDSSTPPPVASTSTPPPSPPEPEIADVASDEAVNVAVVEEPPPQVTDAPSISPSPKAERPISALSVLERAEDMSPGKKSLPCDQRIFSALEKARKKSISPQTNPITTYSHTPPPEELPPPPHSPTRSVPELPPIDYEDRAGNAAPPKPEQVNGIDHRQASPVSEGTTEEGSEVVPELLVVPPPPPRRIIPDPESVGPAPETPDRPPSVTLNDFIPPPPLQDNEIPAPADFPETDTTDVPEFDDVAADEHSLELPVSEWGNEEYTNPDTPDGQNLSDIYSNGIIAAGAGVQGVPVLGDEYQDNPQSSLPESSLPVTQDSQIMAEPQAEVGNGIYESTENVYEDITTSATKKKGKSEGGKKRKGPPKNPYAEASQETNEEKSKTGRFGKGDKKTTTEGPDEKELKKKEKQRLEKEKKELKEKQEREKKEQKEREKKENEMKKKFKITGQEDAMYQAKVTVTTKGRKNDLPVTSGDIISIIRTTNCPKGKWLARDSSNNYGYIAVDHVELDIREMLELGKKAAVTRKSSGNVFEPEVTSTGSRTSNHYPISTESFEYDSEEWTCDDDDPLSSPTETADALTPMGHTRTLSVPDMGNKDLSINHQHSHSDIIADGSHVQARHEALQKLATFFHSPKPVEPSAR